The Paracoccus sediminicola genome has a segment encoding these proteins:
- the hutH gene encoding histidine ammonia-lyase translates to MLTLTPGAVRLIELEKIWAQAAPARLEPSALDAVRRAAERVQQAAMGDQPVYGVNTGFGKLASIRIPAEDTTTLQRNLILSHAAGVGEPSPPEIVRLMMALKLISLGRGASGVRPEIITLLEAMLKLDVMPVVPAQGSVGASGDLAPLAHMAAVMIGEAEAEVGGRCLPGAEALRSVGLEPVELGPKEGLALINGTQFSTANALAGLFMAWQAAQGALLTSCMSIDAAMASTAPLATEIHMLRGHPGQIEAAAVMRALLDGSEIRESHRQDDPRVQDPYCMRCQPQVTGAAMDLLRQAAVTLTREANAATDNPLVLIAEDRIVSGGNFHAEPVAFAADMIALAMAEIGAISQRRIALLVDPSLSFDLPPFLAADPGLNSGLMIAEVTSAALMSENKHLANPCSTDSTPTSANQEDHVSMAAHGARRLLRMGDNLFRILGIEAFAGAEGIRHRAPLQPSPAVAAAIARLRDQIAPLTEDRFIAPDLDRASALIAGGALTEATRIAFPELENNA, encoded by the coding sequence GTCCGCGCTTGATGCGGTGCGCCGCGCGGCGGAACGCGTGCAGCAGGCGGCGATGGGCGATCAGCCGGTCTATGGCGTCAATACCGGCTTCGGCAAGCTGGCCTCGATCCGCATTCCGGCGGAAGATACGACAACGCTTCAGCGCAACCTGATCCTGTCCCACGCCGCCGGTGTCGGTGAGCCGAGCCCGCCTGAAATCGTGCGGTTGATGATGGCGCTGAAGCTGATCTCGTTGGGGCGCGGGGCATCAGGCGTGCGGCCTGAGATTATCACGCTACTGGAAGCGATGCTAAAGTTGGATGTCATGCCGGTCGTGCCCGCCCAGGGCTCGGTCGGCGCGTCGGGGGATCTCGCGCCGCTGGCGCATATGGCTGCGGTGATGATCGGCGAGGCCGAGGCTGAGGTCGGCGGCCGGTGTCTGCCCGGCGCCGAGGCGCTGCGCTCGGTCGGGCTGGAGCCGGTCGAGCTTGGCCCGAAAGAGGGGCTGGCGCTGATCAATGGCACGCAGTTCTCGACGGCCAATGCGCTTGCGGGCCTGTTCATGGCGTGGCAGGCCGCGCAGGGTGCGCTGCTGACCTCGTGCATGTCGATCGATGCGGCGATGGCTTCCACCGCGCCGCTTGCCACCGAGATCCACATGCTGCGCGGTCATCCCGGCCAGATCGAGGCGGCGGCGGTGATGCGCGCGCTTTTGGACGGCTCGGAAATCCGTGAAAGCCATCGGCAGGACGATCCGCGCGTGCAGGACCCCTATTGCATGCGCTGCCAGCCGCAGGTCACCGGCGCGGCGATGGATCTGCTGCGGCAGGCAGCGGTGACGCTGACGCGCGAGGCGAATGCCGCCACCGACAACCCGCTGGTGCTGATCGCCGAAGATCGCATCGTCTCGGGCGGCAATTTCCACGCCGAGCCGGTGGCCTTCGCCGCCGATATGATCGCGCTGGCAATGGCCGAGATCGGCGCCATCTCGCAGCGCCGGATCGCGCTTCTGGTCGATCCGAGCCTGTCCTTCGATCTGCCGCCTTTCCTCGCCGCCGATCCGGGGCTGAATTCCGGCCTGATGATTGCCGAAGTGACCTCGGCGGCGCTGATGAGCGAGAACAAGCATCTCGCCAATCCGTGCAGCACCGATTCCACCCCGACCTCCGCCAATCAGGAGGATCATGTCAGCATGGCCGCCCATGGCGCGCGACGGCTTCTGCGCATGGGCGACAATCTGTTCCGCATTCTCGGGATCGAGGCCTTTGCCGGTGCAGAGGGCATACGCCACCGCGCGCCGCTTCAGCCGAGCCCCGCCGTCGCCGCCGCGATCGCGCGGCTGCGGGACCAGATCGCGCCGCTGACCGAAGACCGCTTCATCGCCCCCGATCTCGACCGCGCCTCGGCGCTGATCGCGGGCGGCGCGCTGACCGAGGCGACGCGCATCGCCTTCCCTGAACTGGAGAACAACGCATGA
- the hutU gene encoding urocanate hydratase yields the protein MIDRRKNTREVRPTTGTDLTAKSWLTEAPLRMLMNNLHPDVAENPAELVVYGGIGRAARTWEDFDLIVDSLRRLEEDQTLLVQSGKPVGVFRTHKDAPRVLIANSNLVPHWATWDHFNELDKKGLAMYGQMTAGSWIYIGSQGIVQGTYETFVEAGRQHYGGDLTGKWILTAGLGGMGGAQPLAAVMAGACCLAVECDETRADFRLRTRYVDEKIHDLDEALALIQRWTEAGEAKSVALIGNAAEIYPELVRRMKAGGPRPDIVTDQTSAHDPVHGYLPLGWSVAEWRAKQESDPKSVEKAARDSMKTHVAAMVDFWNADVPTLDYGNNIRQVAQEEGLENAFAFPGFVPAYIRPLFCRGIGPFRWAALSGDPEDIYKTDAKVKELIDDPHLHNWLDMARERISFQGLPARICWVGLGLRHKLGLAFNEMVRNGELSAPIVIGRDHLDSGSVASPNRETEAMADGSDAVSDWPLLNALLNTASGATWVSLHHGGGVGMGFSQHSGMVICCDGTEDADRRIANVLWNDPATGVMRHADAGYDIAIDCAKENGLDLPGILGRQS from the coding sequence ATGATCGACCGCCGCAAGAACACCCGCGAAGTCCGCCCGACCACCGGCACAGATCTGACCGCGAAATCCTGGCTGACCGAAGCGCCGCTGCGGATGCTGATGAACAACCTGCATCCCGACGTGGCCGAGAACCCCGCCGAGCTCGTTGTCTATGGCGGCATCGGCCGGGCGGCCCGGACATGGGAGGATTTCGATCTCATCGTGGACAGCCTGCGCCGGCTTGAGGAGGATCAGACCTTGCTGGTGCAATCCGGCAAGCCGGTCGGCGTCTTCCGCACACACAAGGATGCGCCGCGCGTGCTGATCGCAAACTCCAACCTGGTGCCGCATTGGGCGACATGGGACCATTTCAACGAGCTCGATAAGAAAGGGCTCGCCATGTATGGGCAGATGACCGCCGGGTCGTGGATCTATATCGGCTCTCAGGGAATCGTGCAGGGCACCTATGAAACCTTCGTCGAAGCCGGGCGTCAGCATTACGGCGGCGACCTGACCGGCAAATGGATCCTGACCGCCGGTCTGGGCGGCATGGGCGGCGCGCAGCCTCTGGCCGCGGTGATGGCCGGGGCCTGCTGCCTGGCCGTCGAATGCGACGAAACGCGGGCGGATTTCCGGTTGCGCACGCGCTATGTCGATGAAAAGATCCATGACCTCGACGAGGCGCTTGCGCTGATCCAGCGATGGACCGAGGCGGGCGAAGCGAAGTCAGTCGCACTGATCGGCAATGCGGCCGAGATCTATCCCGAACTTGTCCGCCGCATGAAGGCAGGCGGTCCGCGCCCCGATATCGTGACCGATCAGACCTCGGCCCATGATCCGGTGCATGGCTATCTGCCCCTCGGCTGGAGCGTGGCGGAGTGGCGCGCCAAGCAGGAAAGCGATCCCAAGTCGGTTGAGAAGGCCGCACGTGACAGCATGAAGACCCATGTTGCGGCAATGGTCGATTTCTGGAATGCCGATGTGCCGACGCTGGATTATGGCAACAATATCCGACAGGTCGCGCAGGAAGAAGGGCTGGAGAACGCCTTTGCCTTCCCCGGATTTGTTCCCGCCTATATCCGCCCGCTTTTCTGCCGAGGCATTGGTCCGTTCCGCTGGGCGGCGCTGTCCGGCGATCCCGAGGATATCTATAAGACCGATGCCAAGGTGAAAGAGCTCATCGACGATCCGCATCTGCATAACTGGCTGGACATGGCGCGCGAGCGGATCAGCTTTCAGGGCCTGCCCGCGCGGATCTGCTGGGTCGGGCTGGGGCTGCGCCACAAGCTGGGCCTCGCTTTCAACGAAATGGTCCGCAACGGCGAATTGTCGGCACCCATCGTGATCGGGCGCGACCATCTGGACAGCGGCTCGGTCGCCAGTCCAAACCGCGAGACCGAGGCGATGGCAGATGGCAGCGACGCGGTCAGCGACTGGCCGCTGCTGAATGCGTTGCTGAATACGGCGTCGGGGGCGACCTGGGTCAGCCTGCATCACGGCGGCGGGGTCGGGATGGGCTTCTCGCAGCATTCCGGCATGGTGATCTGCTGCGACGGCACCGAGGATGCCGATCGCCGCATCGCCAATGTGCTGTGGAACGACCCGGCGACCGGCGTGATGCGCCATGCCGATGCGGGTTACGACATCGCAATTGATTGTGCGAAAGAAAACGGGCTTGATTTGCCGGGCATACTTGGCCGCCAGAGCTGA
- a CDS encoding TRAP transporter substrate-binding protein codes for MKRRNFLTTAGIGAAASALAAPALAQDVLQWKMVTSWPKNLPGPGVAAQKLADRITLLSGGRIEVQLFAAGELVPGNGVFDAVSQGTADLYHSVPSYWGSKSKAILLFCSQPFGLTAMEQVGWMAYGGGQELYDEVYAGFGLKPFLCGNSGPQWAGWFREPISSPEDLKGLRFRSTGLASEMCTKLGMSVQALSGGEMFQALQSGALDAGEFIGPWTDAAVGYQQIAKNYYWPGIGEPGSAEECAVNLESWEGLPDDLKAAVRAACESLYNEVLTEYLTNHARALEKLVAEDGVQVQRLPDSVLEAMATAADEVFQELLAGDDTTKRVTESFMAYRDLIAGYQIRSEGGAINARATAMGIE; via the coding sequence ATGAAGAGAAGAAATTTCCTGACCACTGCCGGGATCGGCGCCGCCGCCTCGGCCCTCGCTGCGCCGGCCCTCGCGCAGGATGTGCTGCAATGGAAAATGGTCACCAGCTGGCCGAAGAACCTGCCTGGCCCGGGCGTGGCCGCGCAGAAGCTGGCTGACCGCATCACTCTGCTGTCAGGTGGACGGATCGAGGTCCAGCTTTTCGCCGCCGGAGAGTTGGTGCCCGGCAATGGCGTGTTCGACGCGGTGTCGCAGGGCACCGCCGATCTGTATCACTCGGTTCCCAGCTACTGGGGCAGCAAATCCAAGGCGATCCTTTTGTTTTGCAGCCAGCCTTTCGGCCTGACCGCGATGGAGCAGGTCGGCTGGATGGCCTATGGCGGGGGGCAAGAGCTTTATGACGAGGTCTATGCCGGTTTCGGTCTGAAGCCCTTCCTCTGCGGCAATTCCGGTCCGCAATGGGCGGGCTGGTTCCGCGAACCGATCAGCTCGCCAGAGGATCTGAAGGGGCTGCGCTTCCGCTCGACGGGGCTGGCCTCCGAGATGTGCACAAAGCTGGGCATGTCGGTGCAGGCGCTCTCTGGCGGAGAGATGTTCCAGGCGCTGCAATCCGGCGCGCTCGATGCGGGCGAGTTCATCGGGCCGTGGACCGATGCTGCGGTGGGCTATCAGCAGATCGCCAAGAACTACTATTGGCCCGGTATCGGCGAGCCCGGCTCGGCCGAGGAATGCGCGGTCAATCTGGAAAGCTGGGAGGGGCTGCCGGACGATTTGAAGGCCGCCGTGCGCGCCGCCTGCGAGAGCTTGTATAACGAGGTGCTGACCGAATACCTGACCAACCACGCCCGCGCGCTGGAAAAGCTTGTGGCCGAGGACGGGGTGCAGGTGCAACGCCTGCCGGACAGCGTGCTGGAGGCGATGGCGACGGCGGCGGACGAGGTCTTTCAAGAGCTGCTCGCCGGTGACGACACGACGAAGCGCGTCACCGAAAGCTTCATGGCCTATCGTGACCTGATTGCAGGCTATCAGATCCGCTCCGAGGGCGGTGCGATCAATGCACGTGCCACGGCCATGGGCATCGAATGA
- a CDS encoding TRAP transporter small permease subunit gives MMKAADRLDAINRVVGQTVRWLALLLLAVQFAIVLLRYVFGIGAIWADEIVLYTHASLFMLASGYTLLMDRHVRVDIFYAKWSPRGRALLDLAGHMLLLMPTLAVIAWWSFPAIRNSWAIREGAISVGGLPFSYLLKSLTLAFCLLLAIQGLALILRDLARLTVQRDERQGNA, from the coding sequence ATGATGAAGGCAGCGGACCGTCTGGACGCGATCAATCGCGTCGTCGGCCAGACGGTCCGCTGGCTGGCGCTGCTTCTGCTCGCGGTGCAGTTTGCCATCGTGCTGCTGCGCTATGTCTTTGGCATTGGCGCGATCTGGGCCGATGAGATCGTGCTGTATACGCACGCCAGCCTGTTCATGCTCGCGTCGGGCTATACGCTGCTGATGGATCGGCATGTGCGAGTGGATATCTTCTATGCGAAGTGGTCCCCGAGGGGCCGGGCGCTTCTCGATCTTGCAGGTCATATGTTGCTGCTGATGCCGACGCTGGCGGTAATCGCGTGGTGGAGCTTTCCTGCGATCCGCAATTCATGGGCGATCCGGGAAGGGGCGATCTCGGTCGGCGGGTTGCCATTTTCGTATCTGCTGAAATCGCTGACGCTCGCCTTCTGTCTGCTGCTGGCGATCCAGGGGCTGGCGCTGATCCTGCGCGATCTGGCGCGGCTGACCGTCCAACGCGATGAAAGGCAGGGAAATGCTTGA
- a CDS encoding TRAP transporter large permease has protein sequence MLDLWMIAALIVGIVLGYPVAFTISGIAVLFAGIGWLTGGFDAGLFGAIGQRFFGVMTNRTLIAIPLFVMMGVILQRSGIAERLLETMARMFGHRRGGLGISVVLVGALLAASTGIVGATVIAMGMIALPTMIRNGYDVPLACGTVCTAGTLGQIIPPSTLLIILSDVMSSAYQQAQYAQGKFSIQTISVGQTFAAAMLPGLAIVGIYLLYLVIRAWLRPQDMTPVMDETGRPSAAEIMAAVVPPIALIVAVLGAILGGIATPTEAGAVGAAGALLLAARHAGMPGWQFWAGFLALLALAIAAGVAPVRMQRNDLTETQQLLGMVYAVLALVSMLVLALGAWRIRLGGMLSAVVTETATVSAMIFATILMAGMFSLVFIGLGGEERLADLLESMPGGPTGALLFTMGLIFLLGFFLDFVEISVILLPLVVPMLITMGHDPIWLAVLIAINLQTSFLTPPFGFSLFYLRGAAPPEVSTGQIYRGVVPYLALQAAAVAVVWLLPVIATWLPGWLYG, from the coding sequence ATGCTTGATCTGTGGATGATCGCGGCGCTGATCGTCGGGATCGTGCTTGGCTATCCGGTCGCCTTTACCATCTCGGGGATTGCGGTGCTGTTCGCCGGGATCGGCTGGCTGACCGGCGGCTTCGATGCCGGGCTGTTCGGCGCGATCGGGCAGCGCTTCTTCGGCGTGATGACCAATCGCACGCTGATCGCCATCCCGCTTTTCGTGATGATGGGCGTGATCCTGCAACGTTCTGGCATCGCTGAAAGACTGCTGGAGACAATGGCGCGGATGTTCGGACATCGCCGCGGCGGGCTTGGGATCTCGGTCGTGCTGGTGGGGGCATTGCTGGCCGCCTCGACCGGCATCGTGGGTGCGACGGTGATAGCGATGGGGATGATCGCGCTGCCGACGATGATCCGCAACGGCTATGATGTGCCGCTGGCCTGCGGCACGGTCTGCACGGCGGGCACGCTTGGCCAGATCATACCGCCCTCCACGCTGCTGATCATCCTGTCGGACGTGATGTCTTCGGCCTATCAGCAGGCGCAATATGCGCAGGGCAAGTTCTCGATCCAGACCATCTCGGTCGGCCAGACCTTCGCGGCGGCGATGCTTCCGGGTCTGGCTATCGTCGGGATCTATCTGCTGTATCTGGTGATCCGCGCCTGGCTTCGGCCGCAAGACATGACTCCGGTGATGGATGAAACCGGACGCCCCTCGGCGGCCGAGATCATGGCAGCGGTGGTGCCGCCCATCGCCCTGATCGTCGCGGTTCTGGGCGCGATCCTGGGTGGCATCGCCACGCCGACCGAGGCAGGCGCCGTGGGGGCGGCGGGCGCGCTGCTGTTGGCGGCGCGTCATGCCGGCATGCCCGGCTGGCAATTCTGGGCGGGGTTTCTCGCGCTGCTGGCGCTGGCGATCGCGGCAGGGGTGGCCCCGGTGAGGATGCAGCGCAATGATCTGACCGAGACGCAGCAATTGCTGGGTATGGTCTATGCTGTGCTGGCACTGGTCTCGATGCTGGTGCTGGCACTCGGGGCGTGGCGCATCCGTCTTGGCGGAATGCTCAGCGCCGTGGTCACCGAGACCGCCACCGTCAGCGCAATGATCTTTGCCACGATCCTCATGGCCGGGATGTTCTCGCTGGTGTTCATCGGGCTTGGCGGAGAGGAGCGGCTCGCCGATCTGCTGGAGTCGATGCCGGGCGGGCCGACCGGCGCGCTGCTATTCACCATGGGGCTGATCTTTCTGCTCGGGTTCTTCCTCGATTTCGTTGAGATTTCGGTCATACTTCTTCCGCTCGTCGTGCCGATGCTGATCACCATGGGACATGATCCGATCTGGCTGGCCGTGCTGATCGCGATCAATCTTCAGACCAGCTTCCTCACGCCGCCTTTCGGGTTTTCTCTGTTCTACCTGCGCGGGGCAGCGCCGCCGGAAGTCTCCACCGGGCAGATCTATCGCGGTGTGGTGCCTTATCTGGCTTTGCAGGCGGCGGCGGTTGCGGTGGTCTGGCTGCTGCCGGTGATCGCGACCTGGCTTCCCGGGTGGCTTTATGGCTGA
- the hutG gene encoding formimidoylglutamase: MAEHRPPVEWTGRSDPEDGPQALRMHHLEGKEGAAVALLGFACDEGVRRNKGRPGAAEAPAALRKAMAGLAAPPAWGGFTDLGDIAVPGQGLDQGQERMAAEIYSALATHGRAVVLGGGHETAFASWQGLRRARPGRIGIVNIDAHLDIRKTGAEGPSSGTPFAQIRDEDPDGFDYLVLGVAAEANTAALTERAQGWGVTMIADSALQLGPEAAERAIADLASRVDHIYLTLDLDVLPQATMPAVSAPAGRGVPFAVVERLIDAVFAAAPDIAVADMVEFNPSLDPAGLAARSAALLGRRLLLGPEAV, translated from the coding sequence ATGGCTGAGCACCGACCCCCTGTCGAATGGACCGGCCGCAGCGACCCCGAGGATGGGCCGCAGGCGCTGCGGATGCATCATCTGGAAGGCAAAGAGGGGGCGGCGGTCGCGCTTCTGGGCTTTGCCTGCGACGAGGGTGTGCGCCGCAACAAGGGCCGACCCGGCGCCGCCGAGGCACCTGCTGCTCTGCGCAAGGCCATGGCCGGGCTGGCGGCTCCTCCGGCATGGGGCGGTTTCACCGATCTTGGTGATATTGCGGTGCCGGGCCAGGGGCTGGACCAGGGGCAGGAGCGGATGGCGGCAGAGATTTACTCGGCGCTTGCCACGCATGGGCGCGCGGTGGTGCTCGGCGGAGGGCACGAGACCGCCTTCGCCAGCTGGCAGGGACTGCGCCGCGCGAGGCCGGGCCGGATCGGCATCGTGAATATCGACGCGCATCTGGACATTCGGAAGACCGGGGCGGAGGGGCCGTCCTCCGGCACGCCATTCGCGCAGATCCGCGACGAAGATCCGGACGGGTTCGACTATCTCGTGCTCGGGGTCGCGGCCGAGGCCAACACGGCGGCGCTGACCGAGCGGGCGCAGGGCTGGGGCGTGACCATGATCGCGGATTCGGCGCTGCAACTTGGGCCGGAGGCAGCGGAGCGTGCGATTGCCGACCTCGCTTCGAGGGTCGATCACATCTACCTGACGCTGGATCTCGACGTGTTGCCGCAGGCCACCATGCCCGCCGTCAGCGCGCCCGCAGGCCGTGGAGTGCCTTTCGCGGTGGTTGAGCGTCTGATCGACGCCGTGTTCGCCGCCGCACCCGACATCGCGGTGGCCGATATGGTAGAGTTCAATCCCTCGCTCGACCCCGCCGGGCTGGCCGCGCGCAGTGCCGCGCTTCTCGGACGGCGGCTGCTGCTTGGGCCAGAGGCGGTGTGA
- the nagA gene encoding N-acetylglucosamine-6-phosphate deacetylase — MTRLTISAPRIFDGTRILRDHALVLSDDRIEALLPAADAGTPDVICEGLISPGFLDLQINGGGGLMVGAETDLAALTQICEIHRDLGCAAVLPTLITDTPETTARVIASGIEAATTRVPGFLGLHLEGPHLDPRRKGAHHPRLIRTMGEDDLARLCEAARALPVLMVTLAPESVTPDQISTLAKAGAVVSIGHSDCDYETACAAYAAGARCATHLFNAMSQLGHRAPGLAGAVLAGDAPFAGLIADGIHVHPAAMRTALGARQDGIFLVTDCMAFAGTQAREMTLNGRVIRREAGRLTLPDGTLAGADLRMDAAISTLVTRLGVAPERALAMATSIPARAVGVEDRLGSIAPGRPVSLSLLDDDYRLSATWRDGGWRAANPA; from the coding sequence ATGACACGGCTGACCATCTCTGCCCCTCGGATCTTCGACGGGACACGCATCTTGCGGGACCATGCCCTCGTCCTGTCGGATGACCGGATCGAGGCATTGCTTCCAGCGGCGGATGCCGGAACGCCGGATGTGATCTGCGAAGGGCTGATCTCGCCGGGGTTCCTTGATCTTCAGATCAATGGCGGCGGCGGTTTGATGGTCGGGGCAGAGACCGATCTCGCGGCTCTGACGCAAATCTGTGAAATCCATCGAGACCTCGGTTGCGCTGCGGTGCTGCCGACGCTCATCACCGACACGCCCGAGACCACCGCGCGCGTGATCGCGTCCGGGATCGAGGCGGCGACAACTCGGGTGCCGGGCTTCCTCGGGCTGCATCTGGAGGGGCCTCATCTCGATCCACGGCGCAAGGGCGCGCATCACCCGCGACTGATCCGGACGATGGGCGAGGACGATCTTGCGCGGCTTTGCGAAGCGGCGCGGGCCTTGCCCGTGCTGATGGTAACGCTGGCACCGGAATCGGTGACGCCAGATCAGATAAGCACGCTGGCAAAGGCCGGAGCGGTGGTCAGTATCGGCCACAGCGATTGCGATTACGAAACCGCCTGCGCCGCCTATGCCGCCGGGGCGCGCTGCGCCACGCATCTGTTCAACGCGATGAGCCAGCTCGGCCACCGCGCGCCGGGTCTCGCCGGGGCGGTGCTGGCCGGGGATGCGCCATTTGCCGGGCTGATCGCTGACGGTATTCACGTGCACCCTGCGGCGATGCGCACGGCTCTTGGCGCGCGGCAAGACGGTATCTTTCTGGTGACGGACTGCATGGCCTTTGCCGGGACACAGGCGCGCGAAATGACTCTGAACGGACGAGTCATCCGGCGTGAGGCGGGGCGGCTGACGCTGCCCGACGGCACGCTGGCCGGGGCGGATCTGCGCATGGATGCGGCAATTTCGACGCTGGTGACCCGGCTGGGCGTCGCGCCCGAACGTGCGCTGGCCATGGCCACATCCATTCCCGCCCGCGCGGTCGGGGTCGAGGATCGCCTCGGCTCCATCGCGCCGGGCCGCCCCGTGTCCCTGAGCCTTCTCGATGACGATTACCGGCTGAGCGCAACATGGCGCGATGGTGGCTGGCGCGCGGCCAATCCGGCCTGA
- a CDS encoding SIS domain-containing protein encodes MTQTHMAREVAEIPQSVARFLDRSRDSVAASAAALRDTDPGVIITVARGSSDHAAAYMKYAIELQTGVPVASVGPSIASIYKRPLKLSRAACIGISQSGRSPDIVDMIRSARDGGALSIAVTNNADSPMAETAAHCLALNAGEEKSVAATKTFVNSVVAGLALLAEWTQDKDLCAAVAGLPDAFAEAAGKDWSPLSDRLASANSAYVLGRGPGNAIAGEAALKLKETSGTHAEAYSSAEVLHGPSAIVQANFPVLALGVEDAALPHVVATVEKLAEQGADVFLTGADAKGTTRLPTVGGLHPMVAPLVNIANFYACVEGLARRRGFDPDTPPHLRKVTETV; translated from the coding sequence ATGACCCAGACACATATGGCCAGAGAGGTGGCCGAAATCCCGCAATCCGTCGCCCGGTTTCTCGACCGCTCGCGCGATAGCGTCGCCGCCTCCGCCGCTGCGCTGCGCGACACCGATCCGGGCGTAATCATTACCGTTGCCCGCGGATCGTCAGACCACGCCGCCGCCTATATGAAATATGCGATCGAGCTGCAGACGGGCGTGCCGGTGGCTTCGGTAGGGCCGTCCATCGCCTCGATCTACAAGCGCCCGCTGAAACTGTCGCGCGCGGCCTGTATCGGCATCTCGCAATCGGGCCGCAGCCCTGACATCGTCGACATGATCCGCTCGGCCCGGGATGGCGGCGCGCTCTCCATCGCTGTCACCAACAATGCCGACAGCCCGATGGCAGAGACAGCGGCGCATTGTCTGGCGCTGAATGCGGGCGAGGAAAAAAGCGTGGCAGCCACGAAGACCTTCGTGAATTCGGTCGTGGCCGGGCTGGCGCTTCTGGCGGAATGGACGCAGGACAAGGATCTTTGCGCAGCGGTCGCCGGACTGCCCGATGCTTTTGCCGAAGCCGCCGGCAAGGACTGGTCGCCCCTGTCCGACCGGCTGGCCAGCGCGAATTCGGCCTATGTGCTCGGGCGCGGTCCCGGAAATGCCATCGCGGGCGAGGCGGCGCTGAAGCTGAAGGAAACCTCGGGCACTCATGCCGAAGCCTATAGCTCGGCCGAGGTGCTGCACGGCCCTTCGGCGATCGTGCAGGCGAATTTTCCGGTGCTGGCGCTCGGCGTCGAGGACGCCGCCTTGCCGCATGTCGTGGCTACCGTCGAAAAGCTTGCCGAACAGGGCGCGGATGTGTTCCTGACCGGCGCCGACGCCAAGGGCACCACCAGGCTGCCAACGGTCGGCGGGCTGCATCCGATGGTGGCTCCGCTGGTTAATATTGCGAATTTCTACGCTTGCGTCGAAGGGCTGGCCCGGCGGCGCGGCTTCGATCCGGACACGCCTCCTCATCTGCGCAAGGTCACGGAGACTGTATGA
- a CDS encoding GntR family transcriptional regulator, with protein sequence MNRLFSPADFSESGGGPLYLQLQKRIADAIASGDLKPGDNLPPEREMASLTGLSRVTVRKGVEALVTSGQLIQKRGSGTFVAPKVERLEQALSLLTSFTEDMARRGMQVESHWIARGLHAPTPEEVMALGLGTDDRVARLERVRSSDSVPLAIERASLSAAILADPNTVETSLYAVLESRGKRPVRAVQRISATNISGKDAELLGVSPGVAGLRIERVSYLSSGQVVEFTRSIYRGDAYDFAVELKLAPEPERTAK encoded by the coding sequence ATGAACAGACTTTTCAGCCCCGCGGATTTCTCGGAGAGCGGTGGCGGTCCGCTTTATCTGCAATTGCAGAAACGAATCGCCGACGCGATTGCCTCGGGCGATCTGAAGCCCGGCGACAACCTGCCGCCCGAACGCGAGATGGCATCGCTCACCGGGCTTTCTCGCGTCACCGTCCGTAAAGGGGTCGAGGCGCTCGTCACCTCGGGTCAGCTGATCCAGAAACGCGGCTCGGGCACGTTTGTCGCGCCGAAGGTCGAGCGTCTGGAACAGGCGCTGTCGCTGCTGACATCTTTCACCGAAGACATGGCAAGGCGCGGCATGCAGGTGGAAAGCCACTGGATTGCGCGCGGGCTTCACGCGCCAACCCCGGAAGAGGTGATGGCGCTCGGGCTCGGGACCGATGATCGCGTTGCGCGGTTGGAGCGTGTGCGCAGCTCGGACAGCGTACCGCTGGCCATCGAACGCGCCTCGCTGTCCGCGGCGATCCTTGCGGACCCGAATACCGTAGAGACAAGTCTTTACGCCGTGCTCGAGTCGCGCGGAAAACGACCGGTGCGCGCTGTGCAACGCATCTCGGCCACGAATATCTCGGGGAAGGATGCCGAGCTGCTCGGCGTGTCGCCGGGCGTGGCAGGGCTGCGGATCGAGCGCGTCTCTTATCTGAGTTCGGGGCAAGTCGTCGAATTCACCCGCTCGATCTATCGCGGCGACGCCTATGACTTCGCCGTCGAGTTGAAACTGGCGCCAGAGCCTGAAAGGACCGCCAAATGA